In Polaribacter pacificus, the genomic window GTGTTCTTTAGAGTTTAAACCTCATCGTGATTTATACGACTGGTTTAAAGAACAAGTCTATACGTTTAGTAAAAATGAATATCCTTTAATGCCTAAACAACGTGAGTTCTCAAGATTGAATTTGAGCTATACCATTATGAGTAAGCGCAAGCTCTTAAAACTGGTAGAAGAAAATATAGTAAGCGGTTGGGATGACCCAAGAATGCCTACCATATCTGGATTGAGAAGACGTGGTTACACTCCTAATTCTATTCGAAATTTTATAGAAACTGTTGGGGTATCAAAAAGAGAAAACGTTATTGATGTTGCTTTATTGGAGTTTAAAATCCGTGAGGATTTAAACAAATCAGCCAACAGAGTAATGGCTGTTTTAGACCCAGTAAAAATAATTATTGACAACTATCCCGAAGGAAAAGAAGAAATTCTAATCGCAGAAAACAATCAAGAAGATGAAGGCGCTGGTTTTAGAGAGGTTCCATTTTCTAGAGAAATATATATTGAGCGAGAAGATTTTAGAGAAGAGGCAAATAAAAAATTCTTTAGACTTAAATTAGGAAAAGAAGTCCGTTTAAAAAATGCTTATTTTATTACAGCTACTAGCTGTGAAAAAGATGAAAATGGAGAAATTACGGTGATTCATTGTACTTATGATCCTTTAACAAAATCAGGAAGCGGAACCGAAGAAAGCAAACGTAAAGTAAAAGGAACACTGCATTGGGTGTCTGTTAAACACGCCGTAAAAGCAGAAGTAAGAGCTTATGATCGTTTGTTCTTAACAGAAGCTCCAGACGCTCAAAAGGATAAAGATTTTATGGAGTTTATTAACCCTAACTCTTTAGAAATTATCAATGCTTATGTTGAACCAAGTTTGCAGACTTCAGCCATTGGAGAACGCTTTCAATTTCAACGATTGGGTTATTTTAATGTTGATGACGACAGCAGCGCAGAAAAACTAGTCTTTAACAAGATTGTAGGTTTGCGTGATACCTGGTCAAACAAGCAATAAGTTTATTAAAAAAGGAGCGTTTAAAAACGCTCCTTTTTTTGTGTTTTAAAATGCTGTTTGGCATAAAATTCCTCCCATCAGAGCGATTGTAATAATCCAATAGCCCGAGTTGATTAGCACATATTTAATGCTTTTTCTTTCAAACATAGCATTGGTCGCCATTACTGGCATCACTAATAACAATCCAATCATACTGCCGTGTAATGCTCCATGGCCAAAGGTTCTAAATCGATCTCCATACTGATTCATAAAATCTTGAAAATAGGTATATGCTTCACCTGTTTGTTCTGTAAAACCGGGTTCACCCATTAGCGTTGACTGAACACCAAATTGGTGTATCACTAGAGTTTGCAATAAAAAAGCCATCAGAAAACTCAAGACATAGCAACCGATAAAAATAAGCGCCATGTTTGCTCCTTTTAAAGATTCTTCTGTAAAGCCTAGCTCTTTCATCCATGCTTTTTGGAAGAGCATTGGTCCGTACCAGATAAAACCCATTATCAGAGGCATAAGGGCTGCAACAGCTGTTGTGAGTAGATTAAATTCCATAATTTTAACGTTTTGATTATACTCAAATATAAAAATAACTTTTTGGTATTTAATTCATTAACCCAAAAAATCCGAGAATTAAATTCTCGGATTTTTCTAAATATCTTATAACGTTATAAAGCTGTCAATAGCTTGGAACTGGTCTCTAATCTAAAAATGAATCGTCTTTTGTCAATTGAATTGTCAGCGATTTAGCAATGGCTTCTAGCTCAAAAACAAACTCTCTTTTGTTTACAGATGGCGCATAGGTAAATCCTTCTACCACTAAAACTCGATTGTTTTCTTTATCAATGATTGTATAATTTAAGAAAGGTCCAGCCATAAAATCGTTCTTTACTTCCCACTTTCCTCTAGTTTCAAATGCCTTTCTTCCAGAAATGTTTGCAGGGTAGGTAACTGGAGTATAGGCAGCTTCTGTAATCATATACATGCCTTCTCTTGAACCTGGAATGTATTTTTTACCAATAGAATCTCTAACGGCTAAAATTTGTTTTTCTACGATACTCTCATCTTGTAATGGAAGTGAGTACACCAAAATGTTATTGGTACCATCTCCTTTGGCAATACCGCTTAGCAAGTGCTGACGCAACCACAAAAAATCACCGGTATCATCAACCGTTCGGTAACTATTTGGAATGGTTAAAGAAATTCCTAACTTACTGATGGTTTTAAACTTAGAATCGTCTAATTTTTCTTTACTAAAATAGCTTTGAAGTACTTGGATTTCAGAATCTTTAAAAATTTTGATAATCTGTTTTTCATACTTCTTTAACTGGTTTAACAAGCCTTGTTGATCTTTTGCAGTCACATAAATCAAGGTTTGAGGCTCTGCATATAGGTTGTTTTTGACAGCAAACCCTTCTTTGTCTCCTTCTTCAATAACTAGAACATTTCTTGATTTATTCATAACACCTCCAAAACCCTTTGGAGAAACTTGCCCTACAGAAAAAATAGTTTCTGGCTGTGGCAAACCTACCAATGGTTTTCCAATAAAATCTCTTAATTCATCACCCAGCTCTCCTAGCCAATGACTACTCTTCATAACCACTAAAATTTTATTGGTTTTCCCTATAGATCCACTTAAAACAAAAGACTCTTGAGCGTTTTTACATGAAGTTATAAGAAGAAGTACAGCAATAAAAGTGAATACTTTTTTCATTATCTAATTATTTAGTTTTATTATTATTTACAAATACTGTTCCGTTTTAACAATTTTTGAAATATTTTTTTAGCTAGAGTTTTTTTGGATAGATACTCAGTGTTTGTCCTATTCTTAATTGAGCATTTTTAAGCCTGTTCCAAGTTTTAATATCACTCACTCGAACACCAAACTTTTTTGCAATTTTACCTAGATAATCCCCTTTTTGAACCTTGTACAGCAAGCGCTTATCCATTTCAAAATACTTAGGCAATGGCTTCTCTCTTTTTGCAGCGTCTTGGGTAGCCA contains:
- a CDS encoding glutamine--tRNA ligase/YqeY domain fusion protein; this encodes MSEEKKSLNFLEQIIEEDLANGLSKDALRFRFPPEPNGYLHIGHTKAIGISFGLGERYQAPVNLRFDDTNPAKEEQEYVDAIKKDIAWLGYQWANEVYSSDYFQQLYDWAVLLIQNGKAYVDSQSSEDMRIQKGTPTEPGVDSPYRNRSIEENLELFQGMKEGKFEEGAHTLRAKIDMASPNMLLRDPLMYRIMYKEHHRTGNDWCIYPMYDWTHGESDYIEQISHSLCSLEFKPHRDLYDWFKEQVYTFSKNEYPLMPKQREFSRLNLSYTIMSKRKLLKLVEENIVSGWDDPRMPTISGLRRRGYTPNSIRNFIETVGVSKRENVIDVALLEFKIREDLNKSANRVMAVLDPVKIIIDNYPEGKEEILIAENNQEDEGAGFREVPFSREIYIEREDFREEANKKFFRLKLGKEVRLKNAYFITATSCEKDENGEITVIHCTYDPLTKSGSGTEESKRKVKGTLHWVSVKHAVKAEVRAYDRLFLTEAPDAQKDKDFMEFINPNSLEIINAYVEPSLQTSAIGERFQFQRLGYFNVDDDSSAEKLVFNKIVGLRDTWSNKQ
- a CDS encoding DUF1761 domain-containing protein, with the protein product MEFNLLTTAVAALMPLIMGFIWYGPMLFQKAWMKELGFTEESLKGANMALIFIGCYVLSFLMAFLLQTLVIHQFGVQSTLMGEPGFTEQTGEAYTYFQDFMNQYGDRFRTFGHGALHGSMIGLLLVMPVMATNAMFERKSIKYVLINSGYWIITIALMGGILCQTAF
- a CDS encoding DUF4837 family protein, whose amino-acid sequence is MKKVFTFIAVLLLITSCKNAQESFVLSGSIGKTNKILVVMKSSHWLGELGDELRDFIGKPLVGLPQPETIFSVGQVSPKGFGGVMNKSRNVLVIEEGDKEGFAVKNNLYAEPQTLIYVTAKDQQGLLNQLKKYEKQIIKIFKDSEIQVLQSYFSKEKLDDSKFKTISKLGISLTIPNSYRTVDDTGDFLWLRQHLLSGIAKGDGTNNILVYSLPLQDESIVEKQILAVRDSIGKKYIPGSREGMYMITEAAYTPVTYPANISGRKAFETRGKWEVKNDFMAGPFLNYTIIDKENNRVLVVEGFTYAPSVNKREFVFELEAIAKSLTIQLTKDDSFLD